The Brassica napus cultivar Da-Ae chromosome C7, Da-Ae, whole genome shotgun sequence genomic interval TTCATGCATGTGGGACCTTCCTTCGTATCAAACTgaaataaattattgtattttgaAAAGATAAGATTAATAACACAacttgcccaaaaaaaaaaaaaaaaaaaaaaaaaaaaagattaataacaCAACATCAGCGAAAGTTATATCGGCTATTATAGTATTATTCATCGTTAATAAAGATAATTGTGCaacttttgttcaaaaaaaaaagattattgtGCAACtactttttgaaataattatatgCGTTGGTTCGATCCTTTTGAAACTGGCTGGCGTGTGGGCATTTACTTATTTCTGGAGCCTTACTTTACTAATCATATACCTAACAAAAATAACtcgcaacattttttttttttgctaaacaacTCGCAAcattttgagtatattttaagaACATCGAGCTCATAATGCGTCgtcacattttaaataattataatcacGTCTTATCTTTTCAATTGTTCCGGcggtttaatataatattatgtacttTCAACATAAACTATGTATCTACCAGATTTTAGATTTCTAAAAGATACATGTTTTTTTAGCAACTTCTAAAAGATACATGTAGATGTAGGCAGAACACATAAACAGATCTTAATATATATCCCGTATGTCTATGTACGATAgtttgtttattctttatatatataaagaaaaagaaacaagttAATAAGGTACAGAGCcatgcaaaaaaaattgtttttacattataaaagattaaaaacaTCGGATtcaattgttgttttttttatcacaacaaGAGTACAAAGAAAGATCTCATTACGAATCCGAGAATGACGAGATTTTAGTGTCTGTGTTAACATATGAGAAAACATGATTTCGAGCATTCCTTGCAATGAAGTCCGCTTGAATGTTACTAGATCTGGGTTGATAAACCACTTTTCCGCTTTGATAAAACGCCCAAAGAGATTTAAACTCGGTAAATTCAGctgcaaaagctggtcattcttctggtgtTGTGATCATTTTGACTAATTCTTGGAAATCAGTAACAAAGTAACCGCAGAACCGCTGATGGTGAGATAAACATTTCAATGCTCATACTAAGCTCTTTAGCTCTGTATGTAGTGACAAAATTATCTTATGGTAACCTTGAAGGCTGAGATCTATTGATCCATCTTGGAGTTGTAAAAGGTATCCTACTCCAATAGTGATTCTGTCATTTTTCCATGATCCATTTACCCGGCAAGTAAATATAGGTAGGTCTGGGGGCTTTTTGGTATGAGTACTGTGGCACTGTTGCCTGGTTCGGTCTTTTCATTGGCCAGGAACCATGCATTACACTCCTTTAATACTAAATCTGTTGTATCCACTGGTGAAAAATCTCTACCATTATAGAGTTTTTCATTTAGTGAtttccatatataccaaatTGGCGAAATACTCTAGTTAATTCTTCTATATTTCCGCCAATATTAGTTCTTACGAGCAGATATATATTGGTGCAGAGATTCTCTGAAGAAAATAGCCCTGGCGCGGAAGATCCAATTGTTGTTTTGTAGAtcaaattaatattgttgttaaaaatattcaatgaaCAGACATGAAATGCGGTATTGCGACCAGAGCCAATTAGAAATTAGTCATAtgtaagcaaaaaaaataaaaaatcgttACATGAAACActacattaataaaatttcaaaaagtttttttttatgaaagtaTCCCTTAGTAGTTAGCACTCTttgtaattaataaatatatctcGCTCTCATTCCTTTTTCTTTATcaactttacatttaaaacTCATTAACAGTTTATTAATATCTAATATCACTAGATAGGAGTTTTGATTTACTGTTCACACATTGTGAAGTTAACATAATTTTTTCGGCCATTTACTTTGTTATTTTACCAATAAATTGTGAACAAACTTAGATTTATTATGGAGCTGGTTATCTGGGATATCTGGGAACTTCCTAGAAGGTGCGATTTGGGCGTTTAGGGTTTCCGGAGCTCTCCGCCGTTAGTTTGCCTCACGCCGGCTAGCGAGAAGTCATCCCGCGTCGCTCTCTCTCAATGTCGATGCTTGTCTCCGCTCCTTCTTCGAGCTCTCCTATTGATCCAGGAGGGGCCTCACCAGCGAGAGTCTCAAATCGCGAGAATCAGCTCCTTAACCGCGATTTGGAGATGAAGCTCCAGTCACCTTCGATTCCAGCGTCGATTCCAGCCGCGAAGGTTCCCTCGTACGAGGCGAGGTTCAAATCGTCCCTAAGGAATCTCCGTAAGCTCTCAGATCCGTCGTTTTTAGAGGCCGAGACGCCGGTAGTCCAAGCGCCGGAGTTTGTGCTTCTCAGAACCTCAGAACTTTGGAAAGACCATGTGGTGGCTCACTTTCATGGTCGTCGTCCTTCTGCATCAAAGATTATTACCGATTTGAACCCTGTTTGAGGAAAGTTCGGTAGTAGTACTGTCTGAACGGTCTCTGATACCTGCGTCTTGATTTACATCCCCTCTGTGCAGACTAGAGAATGGGTGTTGCAAGTGGGTTACTGGCAGGCTGATAGGTGTGCCTTCTCGGTTTATCCTTGGACAGCTGATGGGAATCTGGCTGCTCAGGAGTTGATCTTTGCGCCGACGTGGGTAGTTCTGAAGAACGTCCCTCCTCAGTTATACTCTTTGGATGGTATCAGCGTAGTTGCTAGCGGTGTAGGAGATCCACTTCACACTGAGAAGTCTCGTCTAGACCCCTACCACTTCGGTGATACTAAGGTCAAGGTGGAGATTGATCTCTCAAAAACTCCTCCGGAGGTTGTAGAAGTCAGAGATACCCAAGGGAACTCAGTTAGAGTCAATGTGGAGTACCCTAGTCTCCCTCCTAAGTGTCTGAATTGTGGAAAGTTCGGTCATTTGATGAACCGGTGTAACAAAGCTCCACGGCAGAGGTTGAAGAGTTAGAAGAAAGGGAAGGTGATCAGTGTTGTGAAGTCTGGCTCAGAGGTTTCGCTAGCAAATGAGTCCCAGGAAGGGGAGAAAGAAGCAAGTGCATCGAAGGATGAGGTTGGTCAGGAGCATAAGAGTAAGGCTAAGTCTAGGCCCCGCAAGAGGTCCAGGTCCAGAGCGCGAGCTAGAGCTAGAGCGTTAAGTTCCCCTCCGGAAGATAGTGTGAGAGTGGAGGTAGTAGAGTCAAAAAATGCTCTAGATGTGAAGGTGCAGGACTCCGCATCGTTGATTCGGGAGAAGGACTCGACGGTGGTGGAGTCATCTCCGGTTGCGGGTTCAGTTGAGGAAGGTTCTCAGTTGGAGGAAGGGGAGATTAGTGGGGAAGAAGTGGAGGATTTGGTTCAGGGTTCGAAGGAGAGTCAGAACGAGATGTATGTTCAGGAGGAGGAAAAGTCTATGTGGCTCACTAAGCACTCGAAGAATTTTCAAAGAGCGCTGAGACAGCATAAACTTTGGGAAGCTTCGGGAGCAGTGGGAAAGCCTCCTAAATCAGCGAGGCTTCTTGATCGAGTTTTCTCCACCGGGAGGAAGCTTGAAGCTTGATCGGTCGGGAATATCGTAT includes:
- the LOC106408074 gene encoding uncharacterized protein LOC106408074; this encodes MLVSAPSSSSPIDPGGASPARVSNRENQLLNRDLEMKLQSPSIPASIPAAKVPSYEARFKSSLRNLRKLSDPSFLEAETPVVQAPEFVLLRTSELWKDHVVAHFHGRRPSASKIITDLNPTREWVLQVGYWQADRCAFSVYPWTADGNLAAQELIFAPTWVVLKNVPPQLYSLDGISVVASGVGDPLHTEKSRLDPYHFGDTKVKVEIDLSKTPPEVVEVRDTQGNSVRVNVEYPSLPPKCLNCGKFGHLMNRCNKAPRQRLKKVSLANESQEGEKEASASKDEVGQEHKSKAKSRPRKRSRSRARARARALSSPPEDSVRVEVVESKNALDVKVQDSASLIREKDSTVVESSPVAGSVEEGSQLEEGEISGEEVEDLVQGSKESQNEMYVQEEEKSMWLTKHSKNFQRALRQHKLWEASGAVGKPPKSARLLDRVFSTGRKLEA